In one window of Sinorhizobium chiapasense DNA:
- a CDS encoding hemolysin family protein, which translates to MSGSDGSILDFLGVFAVFLLVGANGFFVAAEFSLVSVRRSRVAELVAQKHMNASALQHAVDNLDANLAATQLGITISSLALGWVGEPALAHLIAPLMTVLPAAWASVGSHALAVAISFIIITALHIVLGELAPKSLALQRSEGTALAVVRPLALFLFLLRPAILALNGLGNLVLRSVGLRPGAGEASLHSPTELKLLVAESQEAGLLDAAQQELVERIFSIGDRRISDFMTPRIEVDWIDADDSQEEILRTIRECHHEQLLIGRGNIDYPLGMVLKKDLLDQLLDRQSLNVLSVIREPLVLHESTAVFRVLEKFKSAPVRLAAIIDEYGSLEGIVTQTDLLEAIAGDLPDTETVEPDIVVREDGSMLIEGMMAAHDAFERLGFRDRPDGDFHTIAGFALQILGHLPHVGESFDFEGWRFEIVDMDGMRIDKLLASRIS; encoded by the coding sequence ATGTCCGGTTCCGATGGCAGTATTCTCGATTTTCTCGGGGTATTTGCCGTGTTTCTGCTCGTCGGTGCGAACGGCTTTTTCGTCGCCGCCGAGTTTTCGCTCGTTTCGGTCCGCCGCAGCCGCGTGGCGGAACTGGTCGCGCAAAAGCACATGAACGCGAGCGCGCTCCAGCACGCCGTCGATAATCTTGATGCCAATCTGGCGGCCACCCAACTCGGAATCACGATATCGTCCCTGGCGCTGGGATGGGTCGGTGAACCCGCGCTCGCCCATCTGATCGCGCCGTTGATGACAGTCTTGCCTGCGGCCTGGGCATCGGTCGGATCACACGCGCTCGCCGTCGCGATTTCCTTCATCATAATCACGGCGCTGCATATCGTGCTCGGCGAACTGGCGCCGAAGAGCCTGGCGCTGCAGCGCAGCGAGGGCACGGCGTTGGCCGTCGTCCGTCCGCTCGCGCTGTTCCTCTTTCTCTTGCGTCCGGCGATCCTCGCTCTCAACGGTCTCGGCAATCTGGTGCTTCGATCGGTCGGCCTGCGCCCGGGTGCAGGCGAGGCATCGCTGCATTCTCCGACGGAACTCAAGCTCCTCGTCGCCGAAAGCCAGGAGGCAGGACTTCTCGATGCGGCTCAACAGGAATTGGTGGAGCGGATATTCAGCATTGGCGACCGGAGGATATCCGACTTCATGACGCCGCGCATCGAGGTCGACTGGATCGACGCCGACGACAGCCAGGAGGAGATCCTGAGGACGATCAGGGAATGTCATCACGAACAGCTTCTGATCGGCAGGGGCAATATCGACTACCCGCTGGGAATGGTGCTGAAAAAGGATCTACTTGATCAGCTGCTCGATCGTCAGTCGTTAAACGTCCTCAGCGTTATTCGGGAGCCGCTGGTCCTGCACGAGTCGACGGCCGTCTTTCGGGTGCTCGAAAAATTCAAGAGTGCGCCCGTACGCCTGGCCGCCATTATCGACGAGTACGGCAGCCTGGAGGGGATCGTCACCCAGACAGACCTGTTGGAGGCGATTGCCGGAGACCTGCCGGATACGGAAACCGTCGAGCCCGATATCGTGGTGCGCGAGGACGGCAGCATGCTGATCGAGGGCATGATGGCCGCGCACGACGCCTTCGAGCGGCTGGGTTTCCGCGATCGTCCGGACGGCGACTTCCACACGATCGCCGGCTTCGCACTGCAGATCCTCGGCCATCTCCCGCATGTCGGCGAGAGCTTCGATTTCGAGGGCTGGCGTTTCGAAATCGTAGACATGGACGGCATGCGCATCGACAAGCTTCTGGCGTCGCGCATTAGCTGA
- a CDS encoding carbohydrate ABC transporter permease, with amino-acid sequence MTSEGRRRTLTVILMIAPFVITYLTVFAYPVYKMFALSFTNAPLIGEGQWVGFDNYVKLLNQKLFYTSVWNTGYFVVLTVVPNTLVGLGLALMVVRLRGWLQSLVLVLFFLPYILPVSVVTEIWKWVLDQQFGVAQYAIEFFTGKRISVFRDPLWAMPMVALVTVWWTNGFNLLLFIAGLRNIPADYYEAATLDGATRWQCFRRITWPLIWPVTALVLTLQLILQLKIFDQVYLMTEGGPFNSTYVLLQLVYREAFRLNHGGLGSAVAVFLFLIIASVSVLQYQLLRVRGR; translated from the coding sequence TTGACGAGCGAGGGACGGCGCAGAACGCTGACCGTCATTTTGATGATCGCGCCATTCGTGATCACCTACCTGACGGTTTTCGCCTATCCCGTCTACAAGATGTTCGCCTTGAGCTTCACGAACGCGCCGCTGATTGGCGAGGGGCAGTGGGTCGGCTTCGACAATTACGTCAAGCTGCTCAATCAGAAGCTCTTCTACACGTCGGTCTGGAACACCGGCTATTTCGTCGTGCTCACCGTTGTGCCGAACACGCTGGTCGGGCTCGGCCTCGCGCTGATGGTCGTGCGTCTCAGAGGCTGGTTGCAAAGCCTTGTGCTGGTCCTGTTCTTCCTGCCCTACATCCTGCCGGTCTCTGTCGTGACGGAGATCTGGAAATGGGTGCTGGACCAGCAATTCGGTGTCGCCCAATACGCAATCGAATTCTTCACCGGCAAGCGCATCAGTGTTTTTCGCGATCCGCTATGGGCGATGCCGATGGTGGCGCTTGTCACGGTATGGTGGACCAACGGCTTCAATCTCCTGCTTTTCATTGCCGGCTTGCGCAATATCCCGGCCGATTACTACGAGGCGGCGACGCTTGATGGCGCGACGCGCTGGCAGTGCTTTCGCCGGATCACCTGGCCGCTGATCTGGCCCGTCACCGCCCTTGTGCTGACGCTTCAACTGATCCTGCAGCTCAAGATCTTCGACCAGGTGTATCTGATGACGGAGGGCGGGCCGTTCAATTCGACCTACGTGCTGCTCCAGCTCGTCTACCGCGAGGCTTTCCGTCTCAATCACGGCGGGCTCGGCTCCGCGGTCGCGGTCTTCCTCTTCCTGATCATCGCCAGCGTTTCGGTGCTGCAATACCAGCTCTTGCGCGTAAGGGGGCGCTGA
- a CDS encoding carbohydrate ABC transporter permease, whose translation MQRKSIGNVLLLVLTLCVACMWAFPIYWAVITSVKPEQEVVTKTTFIPDVFNFSAYYFALFETKLAAWYVNSIVTSIAVTVVVILISVMCAYALSQIVFAGRRLLYGIILASFMVPSQALVVSQFVLMHRFGLINSWGGIILPQLIIPVVVIVYKQFFDSVPKELREAAKLDGCGDFQILFRLYLPLNWGITTALAIITYIMAWNAFLWPFLVTSSEEMMTVTVGITQVGDAFGVKYARDMAVAILAAMPVAVAYLLFQKRVTQALMLSSGIKG comes from the coding sequence ATGCAACGGAAATCCATCGGCAACGTCCTGCTCCTGGTTCTGACGCTTTGCGTTGCCTGCATGTGGGCCTTCCCGATCTATTGGGCGGTGATCACCTCGGTGAAGCCGGAACAGGAAGTCGTCACCAAGACCACGTTCATTCCTGACGTCTTCAATTTCTCGGCCTATTACTTCGCCTTGTTCGAGACCAAACTCGCCGCCTGGTACGTGAACTCGATTGTCACCTCCATCGCAGTCACAGTGGTGGTCATCCTCATCAGCGTGATGTGCGCCTATGCCTTGTCGCAGATTGTCTTTGCGGGGCGCAGACTGCTCTACGGCATCATTCTCGCGAGCTTCATGGTCCCCTCGCAGGCGCTCGTCGTTTCACAATTCGTGCTGATGCACCGGTTCGGCCTGATCAACAGCTGGGGCGGTATCATCCTGCCGCAGCTCATCATTCCGGTCGTCGTCATCGTCTACAAACAGTTCTTCGATTCCGTGCCGAAGGAGCTGCGGGAAGCAGCCAAACTCGACGGCTGCGGTGATTTCCAGATCCTGTTTCGGCTCTACCTCCCGCTGAACTGGGGGATCACCACGGCGCTTGCCATCATCACCTACATCATGGCGTGGAACGCCTTCCTCTGGCCCTTCCTCGTGACGAGTTCGGAGGAGATGATGACGGTTACGGTCGGGATCACCCAGGTCGGTGACGCCTTCGGGGTGAAATACGCCCGCGACATGGCGGTTGCCATCCTCGCGGCAATGCCGGTGGCAGTCGCCTACCTTCTGTTCCAGAAGCGTGTGACGCAGGCGCTGATGCTGTCCTCCGGGATAAAAGGATGA
- the cysW gene encoding sulfate ABC transporter permease subunit CysW, whose protein sequence is MAHDAGTASIAAPSNLVKAATSETRFARMTLTVVALGFVALFLLLPLATVFIEAFRKGPAEFFSALRDAETFSAIRLTLLVAAIAVPLNLAFGVAAAWAIAKFEFKGKAFLTTLIDLPFSVSPVISGLVFVLLFGSHSLLGPILQSYGIQILFAVPALVLATVFVTFPFVARELIPLMQEQGTADEEAALSLGATGWQTFWHVTLPNIKWGLLYGVLLCNARAMGEFGAVSVVSGHIRGQTNTMPLQVEILYNEYNFVAAFAVAALLALLALVTLVLKTALELRYSDEIAASRRH, encoded by the coding sequence ATGGCGCATGATGCCGGCACCGCGTCGATTGCGGCGCCATCAAATCTGGTCAAAGCGGCGACCTCGGAGACGCGGTTCGCGCGCATGACCCTGACCGTGGTTGCTCTCGGTTTCGTGGCACTGTTCCTGCTGTTGCCGCTTGCGACCGTATTTATCGAGGCGTTCCGCAAGGGACCGGCGGAGTTCTTCTCGGCGCTGCGTGATGCGGAGACGTTTTCCGCCATTCGCCTGACGTTGCTGGTCGCCGCGATCGCCGTGCCGCTCAACCTCGCCTTCGGGGTGGCGGCCGCCTGGGCGATCGCCAAGTTCGAGTTCAAGGGCAAGGCATTCCTCACGACCCTGATCGACCTGCCCTTCTCGGTGTCGCCCGTGATTTCGGGCCTCGTTTTTGTGCTGCTCTTCGGATCGCACAGCCTGCTCGGCCCCATCCTGCAGAGCTACGGCATCCAGATCCTCTTTGCCGTGCCCGCGCTGGTGCTTGCAACCGTCTTCGTCACCTTCCCCTTCGTCGCGCGCGAACTGATCCCGCTGATGCAGGAACAGGGCACCGCCGACGAGGAGGCGGCACTGTCGCTCGGCGCCACCGGCTGGCAGACCTTCTGGCATGTGACGCTGCCCAACATCAAATGGGGCCTGCTCTACGGCGTGCTTCTCTGCAACGCCCGTGCCATGGGAGAGTTCGGTGCGGTCTCCGTCGTTTCCGGCCATATTCGCGGCCAGACGAACACCATGCCGTTGCAGGTGGAAATCCTCTATAATGAGTACAACTTCGTCGCCGCCTTTGCGGTGGCGGCGCTCCTTGCGCTCCTGGCGCTGGTAACGCTCGTCTTGAAGACGGCACTTGAACTTCGCTACAGCGACGAGATCGCTGCCAGCCGCAGGCATTGA
- a CDS encoding sulfate ABC transporter substrate-binding protein has product MGSNRLTGMMKLALVVGGLQLGSLGLAQADTTILNVSYDPTRELYKDVNAAFAEKWKADTGETVTIQTSHGGSGKQARSVIDGLEADVVTLALEADIDAIAKESGKIPVDWKTRFANNSSPYTSTIVFLVRKGNPKGIKDWGDLVKEDIQVITPNPKTSGGARWNFLAAWAWARAANGGDDAKAQEYVAQLFKHVPVLDTGARGSTTTFVQRGLGDVLLAWENEAYLSLEELGPDNFEIITPSISIRAEPPVALVDGNVDNKGTRKVAEAYLNYLYSDVGQKLAAKHYYRPFKPELADPKDTARFADVKLVTIDEFGGWKEAQPKFFADGGVFDQIYKPGQ; this is encoded by the coding sequence ATGGGCTCGAATAGACTTACCGGAATGATGAAACTAGCGCTTGTGGTCGGCGGCCTGCAGCTTGGCTCCCTTGGCCTCGCTCAAGCGGATACAACAATCCTGAACGTGTCCTATGATCCCACTCGGGAGCTCTACAAGGACGTCAATGCGGCCTTCGCCGAAAAATGGAAGGCCGATACCGGCGAGACGGTGACGATCCAGACCTCTCATGGCGGCTCCGGCAAGCAGGCTCGGTCGGTGATCGACGGCCTCGAGGCAGACGTCGTGACGCTGGCGCTTGAAGCCGATATCGACGCGATCGCCAAGGAGAGCGGGAAAATTCCTGTCGACTGGAAGACCCGCTTCGCAAACAACAGCTCTCCCTACACCTCGACCATCGTTTTCCTCGTTCGCAAGGGCAACCCGAAAGGCATCAAGGACTGGGGCGATCTCGTCAAGGAAGATATCCAGGTGATCACCCCCAACCCGAAGACCTCGGGCGGTGCGCGCTGGAACTTCCTTGCGGCCTGGGCCTGGGCACGGGCCGCCAATGGCGGCGACGATGCCAAGGCGCAGGAATATGTGGCGCAGCTGTTCAAGCACGTGCCGGTCCTCGACACCGGTGCACGCGGCTCGACGACAACCTTCGTCCAGCGGGGCCTCGGCGACGTGCTGCTCGCCTGGGAAAATGAAGCCTACCTCTCGCTGGAAGAACTCGGGCCCGACAATTTCGAGATCATAACGCCATCGATCTCGATCAGGGCCGAGCCGCCGGTGGCGCTTGTGGACGGCAACGTCGACAATAAGGGCACGCGAAAAGTGGCCGAAGCCTACCTGAACTACCTCTACAGCGATGTCGGCCAGAAACTGGCAGCCAAGCACTACTACCGGCCCTTCAAGCCGGAGCTCGCGGACCCCAAGGACACGGCACGCTTCGCCGATGTGAAGCTGGTCACTATTGACGAATTCGGCGGTTGGAAGGAAGCTCAGCCGAAGTTTTTCGCCGACGGCGGCGTTTTCGACCAGATCTACAAGCCGGGACAATAA
- a CDS encoding ABC transporter substrate-binding protein: protein MKKLLKLVLAGALAVLPSATAFAQTDITWWDFLSGGDGVRMKALIKEFNDTHPDIKINATTLEWGVPFYTKVQTSTAVGQQPDIMTYHLSRFPLAIPSGILRPLAPEELAEAGIKKENYVDASWNSASADGKVYGIPFDVHAIVLYYNKNILKEAGLLGDDGLPKGLDGLDNFNAALDKIKATGKVQYPLSLHTDEGGSMWRVFYTLLSQQGGKFIDGGEILPGDAGMKALTTMANWVSSGYSPQLISYEASIALFTSGKAAMHINGVWEVPTMTDLAKNGNLGFEWGAIQIPVLMGQPATWADSHAFAVPNSDAKPITPEKLKAVLQIIAWMNEHSLSWADAGHIPAFRPVTESAEFKAMQPNATYAKLADTAVFDPVSPLAGVAGPIYEATQNFIVPALNGQLDPEEAIEQLREELKGQM, encoded by the coding sequence GTGAAAAAGCTTTTGAAATTAGTCCTTGCGGGTGCGCTGGCGGTCCTGCCTTCGGCAACCGCCTTTGCGCAGACCGACATTACCTGGTGGGATTTCCTGAGCGGCGGCGACGGTGTGCGCATGAAGGCGCTGATCAAGGAATTCAACGACACCCATCCGGACATCAAAATCAACGCGACGACGCTTGAATGGGGCGTCCCCTTCTATACCAAGGTGCAGACGTCGACGGCCGTCGGCCAACAGCCGGACATCATGACCTATCACCTGTCGCGCTTCCCGCTGGCGATCCCGTCGGGCATTCTTCGGCCGCTGGCGCCCGAGGAGCTCGCGGAGGCGGGTATCAAGAAGGAAAACTACGTCGATGCGAGCTGGAACTCGGCCTCTGCCGACGGCAAGGTCTACGGCATTCCCTTCGACGTCCACGCCATCGTCCTCTACTACAACAAGAATATCCTGAAGGAGGCAGGACTGCTCGGCGATGACGGCCTTCCGAAAGGCCTCGACGGATTGGACAACTTCAACGCCGCGCTTGATAAGATCAAGGCGACGGGCAAGGTCCAGTATCCGCTCTCCCTGCATACCGATGAAGGCGGCTCCATGTGGCGCGTGTTCTACACGCTGCTTTCCCAGCAGGGCGGCAAATTCATCGACGGCGGGGAAATCCTTCCCGGTGACGCCGGCATGAAGGCGCTGACGACGATGGCGAACTGGGTTTCGTCCGGCTACTCGCCGCAACTGATTTCCTATGAAGCCTCGATCGCGCTCTTCACGTCGGGCAAGGCGGCGATGCACATCAACGGCGTCTGGGAAGTGCCGACGATGACGGACCTCGCGAAAAACGGCAACCTCGGCTTCGAATGGGGCGCCATCCAGATTCCGGTGTTGATGGGCCAGCCGGCTACCTGGGCGGATTCCCACGCCTTCGCCGTGCCGAACAGCGACGCCAAGCCGATTACACCGGAAAAGCTGAAAGCGGTGCTGCAGATCATCGCGTGGATGAACGAACACAGCCTTTCATGGGCTGACGCAGGGCACATCCCGGCCTTCAGGCCCGTGACCGAGAGTGCCGAGTTCAAGGCAATGCAACCGAACGCTACCTACGCAAAGCTCGCGGATACGGCCGTCTTCGATCCCGTTTCGCCGCTCGCCGGCGTCGCCGGGCCGATCTACGAGGCGACGCAGAACTTCATCGTACCGGCTCTGAACGGTCAACTCGATCCCGAGGAAGCGATCGAGCAGCTGCGCGAGGAGCTCAAGGGCCAGATGTAA
- a CDS encoding sugar kinase, with translation MPKTFLSIGECMIELSQAGDGHLKKGFAGDSFNTAWYARAFLGDDWRVSYFTALGTDRLSDEMLAFMNGAGIASDHVRRIEGRNPGMYMIHLKDGERSFQYWRETSAARLLAEDRDRLRAAIDGAELIYFSGITLAILSPDDQARLLDEIRRARELGKTVAFDPNLRPRLWQDTETMCAAVSDGARVATMVFPSFDDERSYFGDADRQATVKRYRDLGAEFVVVKDGANGITIGDAGSRIDVPAHPADPVRDTTSAGDSFNGAFLAMHLRGQPSRDAAAFAAKVAARVIEQPGALIGSKHLPQPEVA, from the coding sequence ATGCCAAAGACATTTCTCTCGATCGGCGAATGCATGATCGAACTTTCACAGGCCGGCGACGGCCATCTCAAGAAGGGTTTCGCGGGCGATAGCTTCAATACGGCGTGGTATGCCCGCGCCTTTCTCGGCGACGACTGGCGGGTAAGCTACTTCACGGCACTCGGAACGGACAGGCTTTCCGACGAAATGCTTGCCTTCATGAACGGCGCCGGCATCGCCAGCGATCACGTGCGCCGCATCGAGGGGCGTAATCCCGGCATGTACATGATCCACCTGAAGGACGGCGAGCGCAGCTTCCAATATTGGCGGGAAACATCCGCGGCAAGGCTTCTGGCCGAAGACCGCGACCGACTGCGCGCAGCGATCGATGGCGCCGAGCTCATCTATTTCTCCGGCATCACGCTTGCGATCCTCTCGCCCGACGATCAGGCCCGTCTGCTGGACGAAATCCGCCGGGCTCGCGAATTGGGGAAGACCGTCGCGTTCGATCCGAATCTGCGGCCACGGCTGTGGCAAGACACCGAGACGATGTGTGCTGCGGTTTCGGACGGCGCTCGCGTGGCGACGATGGTCTTCCCGAGCTTCGACGACGAGCGCAGCTATTTTGGCGACGCCGATCGCCAGGCAACGGTGAAGCGTTACCGCGACCTCGGCGCGGAGTTTGTCGTGGTCAAGGACGGCGCGAACGGCATAACGATCGGCGATGCCGGATCACGCATCGATGTTCCCGCCCATCCCGCCGATCCGGTGAGGGACACAACCAGCGCCGGCGACAGCTTCAACGGGGCCTTCTTGGCGATGCACCTGCGGGGACAGCCCTCTCGCGACGCCGCGGCGTTCGCCGCAAAGGTCGCCGCACGCGTCATAGAGCAGCCCGGCGCCCTCATCGGATCGAAGCATTTGCCGCAACCGGAAGTGGCCTGA
- a CDS encoding ABC transporter ATP-binding protein codes for MSGIKLTGVSKSFGAMKVIHDVDIEIEQGEFAVFVGPSGCGKSTLLRMIAGLEETTGGEIRIESEDVTRKEASKRGVAMVFQSYALYPHLSVFDNMAFSLSIARRPKPEIETKVKAAAEILRLTDYLSHKPSQLSGGQRQRVAIGRAIVREPRVFLFDEPLSNLDAELRVKMRMEIARLHRQIGATMIYVTHDQVEAMTLADKIVVLKGGVVQQVGAPLELYRNPDNMFVAGFIGSPGMNFLKGRVTGSDATRLSIELHGAPGATFDINSRAGFPVGSQIFVGVRPEHVTLGDREGGVPLKARAEFIEELGGTGYLHVLTATGGEMTVECRGEERPHPKQEVRLSLDLRSMFAFDEQGTRLR; via the coding sequence ATGTCCGGAATCAAGTTGACCGGCGTCAGCAAGTCGTTCGGTGCCATGAAGGTGATCCACGATGTCGATATCGAGATCGAGCAGGGGGAGTTCGCCGTTTTCGTCGGTCCTTCCGGCTGCGGGAAATCGACGCTTCTGCGCATGATCGCCGGGCTGGAGGAAACGACCGGCGGCGAGATCAGGATCGAATCCGAGGACGTGACCCGTAAGGAAGCGTCGAAGCGCGGCGTGGCGATGGTCTTCCAATCCTATGCCCTCTATCCGCATTTGTCCGTCTTCGACAACATGGCCTTCAGCCTTTCCATTGCGCGCCGGCCGAAGCCGGAAATCGAGACGAAGGTGAAGGCGGCGGCAGAAATCCTGCGGCTGACCGACTATCTGAGCCACAAGCCGAGCCAGCTCTCCGGTGGACAGCGCCAGCGCGTGGCGATTGGCCGGGCCATCGTCCGCGAGCCGCGCGTCTTTCTCTTCGATGAACCGCTTTCGAATCTCGATGCGGAACTGCGGGTGAAGATGCGCATGGAGATCGCCCGCCTGCATCGCCAGATCGGTGCGACGATGATTTACGTCACCCACGACCAGGTCGAAGCGATGACGCTCGCCGACAAGATCGTCGTCTTGAAAGGCGGCGTCGTTCAACAGGTCGGCGCTCCCCTCGAACTTTACCGCAACCCGGACAACATGTTCGTCGCAGGCTTTATCGGCTCGCCGGGAATGAATTTCCTCAAAGGGCGCGTGACGGGGAGCGACGCAACGCGGCTGTCCATCGAGCTTCACGGCGCGCCGGGAGCCACCTTCGACATCAATTCAAGGGCAGGGTTCCCTGTCGGCAGCCAAATCTTCGTCGGCGTGCGACCGGAGCATGTCACGCTTGGCGATCGGGAGGGAGGAGTGCCGCTCAAGGCGCGGGCAGAATTCATCGAGGAGCTGGGCGGAACCGGCTACCTGCACGTGCTGACGGCAACAGGTGGGGAGATGACAGTCGAATGCCGCGGCGAGGAGCGGCCGCACCCGAAGCAGGAGGTGAGGCTCAGTCTGGATCTCCGCAGCATGTTCGCCTTCGACGAGCAGGGCACGCGGCTGCGTTGA
- the arfA gene encoding arabinosylfuranosidase ArfA, giving the protein MRAKATLNREYTISTVDKRVYGSFLEHMGRAVYTGIYEPGHEEADADGFRRDVLEMVRDLDMPIVRYPGGNFVSAYRWEDGIGPREERPVRLDLAWRTRETNQVGVNEFADWAKRAGTEMMLAMNLGSRGLDDARNFLEYCNHPGGTYWSDLRAKHGYKEPHNVRIWCLGNEMDGPWQVGHKSAAEYGHLANEVSKAFKYFDKTLETVVCGSSNDKMKTYPEWEATVLDASYDSVDYISLHKYFGNEEQDTLNYYAKAIDLDRYIVTIGGVIDYIKAKKRSKRDVKICFDEWNVWYHDRKQDGERIASWDWPEAPPLLEELYNLEDAIFVGSLLNVFIRRSDRVKIACMAQLVNVIAPILTKAGGPAWRQSIYYPLQYASKYGRGTALSVAASGPTYDCDVAQDVPYLDLSAVLQEDGKSLAIFAINRSIDEPLDLTIDLQGFKQAKVVQHQTLEGEDLKARNSVDDQSRIVPKAGKTLAVDDAGTLVGTLPPRSYHFVLLSVASA; this is encoded by the coding sequence ATGCGAGCGAAAGCCACCCTCAACCGGGAATACACGATCTCGACCGTCGACAAGCGCGTCTATGGTTCCTTCCTGGAGCACATGGGGCGGGCGGTTTACACGGGCATCTATGAACCCGGTCATGAGGAGGCCGATGCGGATGGCTTTCGCCGTGATGTCCTCGAAATGGTGCGCGATCTCGACATGCCGATCGTGCGTTATCCGGGCGGCAATTTCGTTTCCGCCTACCGGTGGGAGGATGGCATCGGCCCGCGCGAGGAGCGCCCGGTTCGCCTGGACCTCGCGTGGCGCACCCGCGAAACCAATCAGGTCGGCGTCAATGAATTCGCCGACTGGGCAAAGCGCGCCGGCACCGAGATGATGCTGGCGATGAACCTCGGTTCGCGCGGCTTGGACGACGCCCGCAACTTCCTCGAATATTGCAATCATCCCGGCGGGACCTATTGGAGCGATCTGCGCGCCAAGCACGGTTACAAGGAACCGCACAATGTGCGGATCTGGTGCCTCGGCAACGAGATGGACGGGCCGTGGCAAGTCGGCCACAAGAGCGCGGCCGAGTATGGCCACCTCGCCAATGAAGTGAGCAAGGCTTTCAAATATTTCGACAAGACGCTGGAGACGGTGGTCTGCGGCTCGTCGAACGACAAGATGAAGACCTATCCGGAGTGGGAGGCGACGGTCCTCGACGCCAGCTATGACAGCGTCGACTACATCTCGCTCCACAAGTATTTCGGCAACGAAGAGCAGGACACGCTCAACTACTACGCCAAGGCGATCGATCTCGACCGGTATATCGTCACCATCGGCGGCGTTATCGACTACATCAAAGCGAAAAAGCGCTCGAAGCGCGATGTGAAGATCTGCTTTGACGAGTGGAATGTCTGGTACCACGACCGCAAGCAGGATGGCGAGCGCATCGCGAGCTGGGATTGGCCGGAGGCGCCGCCACTTCTCGAAGAGCTGTACAATCTCGAGGACGCGATCTTCGTCGGTTCGCTTCTCAACGTCTTCATTCGCCGGTCCGACCGGGTGAAGATCGCCTGCATGGCGCAGCTCGTCAACGTGATTGCGCCGATCCTCACCAAGGCCGGCGGGCCGGCCTGGCGGCAATCGATCTACTATCCGCTCCAATATGCCTCGAAATACGGACGCGGGACGGCGCTCAGCGTTGCCGCGTCCGGCCCGACCTACGACTGCGACGTGGCACAGGACGTGCCCTATCTCGATCTTTCGGCGGTCCTCCAGGAGGACGGCAAGTCGCTTGCGATCTTCGCCATCAACCGCAGCATCGACGAACCGCTCGACCTGACGATCGATCTGCAGGGCTTCAAGCAAGCCAAGGTCGTTCAGCATCAGACGCTGGAGGGTGAGGACCTCAAGGCGCGCAACTCGGTCGACGATCAAAGCCGCATCGTCCCCAAGGCGGGGAAAACACTCGCGGTCGACGATGCCGGCACGCTCGTCGGTACGCTGCCGCCGAGATCCTATCACTTCGTGCTGCTTTCCGTTGCGTCGGCGTGA
- the cysT gene encoding sulfate ABC transporter permease subunit CysT, whose translation MAFRSSRRWQFRQPSVIPGFGLALGVTLTWLTLIVLIPLSGLIWRSSGLGWSKFFALASDERTVNALTISFGTAFVAAVINLVFGVVLAWVLVRYRFPGKRVIDAMVDLPFALPTAVAGIALTALYAPNGWIGSLLAPLGIKIAFTPAGIVVALVFVGLPFVVRTVQPIMEEIDKEVEEAAATLGASRYQTISRVLLPGLLPAGLTGFALAFARGVGEYGSVIFIAGNLPYVSEIAPLLIIIRLEEFNYPAATAIAAVMLLLSFIMLLVINTIQSWSRRRYGYGA comes from the coding sequence ATGGCCTTTCGCAGCAGCAGGCGATGGCAGTTTCGGCAGCCGAGCGTCATTCCGGGTTTCGGATTGGCGCTCGGCGTCACCCTGACATGGCTCACCCTCATCGTACTCATTCCGCTTTCCGGCCTCATCTGGCGCTCGAGCGGCCTTGGCTGGTCGAAATTCTTCGCGCTGGCATCTGACGAGCGGACCGTCAACGCTTTGACGATCAGCTTCGGCACCGCTTTCGTCGCCGCCGTCATCAATCTCGTTTTCGGCGTCGTGCTTGCCTGGGTGCTCGTTCGCTACCGGTTTCCCGGAAAGCGTGTCATTGACGCCATGGTCGATCTGCCGTTCGCGCTGCCGACCGCGGTTGCCGGTATTGCGCTGACCGCGCTCTATGCACCGAACGGCTGGATCGGTTCGCTTCTCGCGCCGCTCGGCATCAAGATCGCCTTCACGCCGGCCGGCATCGTCGTGGCCCTCGTCTTCGTCGGCCTGCCCTTCGTCGTCAGAACGGTTCAGCCGATCATGGAGGAAATCGACAAGGAGGTGGAGGAAGCGGCCGCAACGCTTGGCGCCAGCCGCTATCAGACGATCAGCCGCGTCCTGCTGCCGGGCCTCCTTCCGGCCGGGCTGACGGGCTTCGCGCTCGCCTTTGCGCGCGGCGTCGGCGAATACGGCTCCGTCATCTTCATCGCGGGCAACCTGCCTTACGTCTCGGAGATCGCACCGCTCCTGATCATCATTCGCCTCGAGGAGTTCAACTATCCGGCGGCAACCGCGATTGCCGCGGTGATGCTGCTCCTTTCGTTCATCATGCTGCTGGTCATCAACACGATCCAGTCCTGGAGCAGACGGAGATACGGTTATGGCGCATGA